Proteins from a genomic interval of Ensifer canadensis:
- a CDS encoding alpha/beta fold hydrolase — MFRTALIAAALLIAGPALADGQPVGERVEVNGMKMYYEVSGEGEPLIVLHGAYMNIPSMGAIIPKLAETNKVYAIEFQGHGRTTDFDRPITYPNLADDVAAFMDAVGVKKADVFGYSMGAAAGLQLAIRHPDKVNKLAAASVGYDAEGWQPEFKAFIPQMTVEMFVGMPFADDYRKLAANPDGFPALVAKLIALEKEPMAWEKDVKALKTPVLIIAGDADVATLEHTVAMFRLLGGGGMGDMGKPLPASRLAILPATSHTAVIGQPELLEALIVPFFKGETPKGMFQ, encoded by the coding sequence ATGTTTCGTACTGCCCTTATCGCAGCAGCCTTGCTCATTGCCGGGCCGGCACTTGCCGATGGCCAGCCGGTTGGCGAGCGGGTCGAAGTCAACGGCATGAAGATGTATTACGAAGTGTCCGGCGAGGGCGAGCCGCTCATCGTCCTGCACGGCGCCTATATGAATATTCCGTCCATGGGGGCGATCATTCCCAAGCTCGCCGAGACCAACAAGGTCTACGCGATCGAGTTCCAGGGGCATGGGCGCACCACCGACTTCGACCGGCCGATCACCTATCCGAACCTGGCCGACGACGTGGCGGCGTTCATGGATGCCGTCGGCGTCAAGAAGGCGGATGTGTTCGGCTACTCCATGGGCGCGGCCGCCGGGCTGCAGCTCGCCATCCGCCATCCGGACAAGGTCAACAAGCTGGCGGCGGCTTCCGTCGGCTATGATGCCGAGGGCTGGCAACCGGAATTCAAGGCATTCATCCCGCAGATGACGGTGGAGATGTTCGTCGGCATGCCGTTTGCGGACGACTACCGCAAGCTCGCCGCCAATCCGGACGGCTTCCCGGCGCTCGTCGCCAAGCTGATCGCGCTCGAGAAAGAGCCGATGGCGTGGGAAAAGGACGTGAAGGCATTGAAGACCCCGGTGCTGATCATCGCCGGCGATGCCGACGTCGCGACACTGGAACATACGGTGGCGATGTTCCGGCTGCTCGGTGGTGGCGGCATGGGCGACATGGGCAAACCGCTGCCGGCTTCGCGCCTTGCCATCCTGCCGGCGACCTCGCACACCGCCGTCATCGGCCAGCCGGAGCTGCTGGAGGCCTTGATCGTGCCGTTCTTCAAGGGCGAGACGCCGAAGGGCATGTTCCAGTAG
- a CDS encoding type 1 glutamine amidotransferase domain-containing protein, whose translation MKWLRGLAAALALTFATADANAAKVLVVLSGSDHLDLKDGKLFPTGFYLNELMQPVKLLLEAGHEITFATPGGQVPTVDRTSVDPAYFGGSADQMKVYQGLLDELAITSPEKSPVIGLARVAQIGYATFDAVYIPGGHAPMQDLLHDRQLGQLLAYFHENGKITALVCHGPIALLSTLAEAKAFTDQLEASQQPDRPTWIYSGYRMTVISNQEEELAKGLLDGGAMKFYPQAALEAAGGKYESNAAPWQANVVVDRELITGQNPGSALQVGEMLVERLK comes from the coding sequence ATGAAATGGCTGCGTGGCCTTGCTGCCGCGCTCGCGCTCACCTTTGCAACTGCCGACGCAAATGCCGCAAAGGTTCTTGTGGTGCTTTCCGGCTCCGACCATCTCGATCTCAAGGACGGCAAGTTATTCCCGACTGGCTTTTATCTCAATGAATTGATGCAGCCGGTGAAGCTACTGCTGGAGGCCGGCCACGAGATCACCTTCGCCACGCCTGGGGGGCAAGTGCCGACGGTCGACAGGACATCCGTGGACCCGGCCTATTTCGGCGGCAGTGCCGATCAGATGAAAGTCTATCAGGGCCTGCTCGACGAACTGGCCATCACCTCGCCGGAAAAATCGCCGGTGATCGGTCTCGCTCGCGTCGCTCAGATCGGCTATGCGACCTTCGATGCCGTCTACATCCCCGGCGGCCACGCGCCGATGCAGGATCTACTGCACGACAGGCAGCTTGGGCAGCTGCTCGCCTATTTCCACGAGAACGGCAAGATCACGGCTTTGGTTTGCCACGGCCCGATCGCGCTGCTTTCGACACTGGCGGAGGCAAAGGCATTTACGGACCAGCTCGAAGCCTCGCAACAGCCCGATCGACCCACATGGATCTATTCGGGCTACCGCATGACCGTCATCAGCAACCAGGAGGAGGAACTTGCGAAGGGCCTGCTCGATGGCGGTGCGATGAAGTTCTATCCGCAGGCGGCGCTCGAAGCGGCGGGTGGAAAATATGAGAGCAACGCGGCGCCCTGGCAGGCAAATGTGGTGGTCGACCGCGAACTGATCACCGGGCAAAATCCGGGCTCTGCCTTGCAGGTTGGTGAAATGCTTGTCGAACGGCTGAAATAA
- a CDS encoding LysR family transcriptional regulator: protein MADHLDLRLLRAFVTVAREGNVTRASELLHLTQPAVSLQVKRLSQELGLTLFHRTANGLELTRDGALLAAKGEQVLASVTEFRQTAMHLTAQLRGKLRIGTIIDPEFTRLGAFLQALVESGPGIETTLRQGMSGEVAIGLKRNELDVGFFLGDLDDFGTSTDVRSAEAEAQFFVKPLSRLTYRVVAPPAFAGIVAGREWSELAALPWIGTPPASVHHRLLARKLGELNLKQNVVALVDQEASMLAMVRTGLGLSLCRESIALSEQQASGLVIADRVKLETTLGFVCLRPRRTDPNVALAFEVIDRIWRTDH, encoded by the coding sequence ATGGCTGATCATCTGGATCTGCGATTGTTGCGGGCTTTTGTCACGGTGGCGCGGGAAGGCAACGTCACGCGGGCGTCCGAACTGCTGCATCTGACCCAGCCTGCCGTCAGCCTGCAGGTGAAGCGCCTGTCGCAGGAATTGGGCCTCACCCTGTTCCATCGCACCGCCAACGGGCTCGAATTGACGCGCGACGGCGCGCTGCTGGCGGCCAAGGGCGAGCAGGTGCTGGCGTCGGTGACCGAGTTCCGGCAGACGGCGATGCACCTGACGGCGCAGCTTCGCGGCAAGCTGCGGATCGGAACGATCATCGACCCCGAATTCACGAGGCTGGGTGCCTTTCTCCAAGCCCTGGTCGAAAGCGGGCCGGGTATTGAAACCACCCTTCGCCAGGGTATGAGCGGTGAAGTCGCGATCGGTTTGAAGCGCAACGAACTCGATGTCGGGTTCTTTCTCGGCGACCTCGATGATTTCGGCACGAGCACGGATGTCCGTAGTGCGGAGGCCGAGGCGCAGTTCTTCGTCAAGCCGCTGTCGAGGCTGACCTATCGTGTCGTCGCACCGCCGGCCTTTGCCGGTATCGTCGCAGGAAGGGAGTGGAGCGAGCTTGCGGCGCTGCCCTGGATCGGAACGCCGCCGGCCTCCGTTCATCATCGGCTGCTTGCGAGAAAACTCGGCGAACTTAACCTCAAGCAGAACGTCGTCGCCCTCGTCGACCAGGAAGCGTCGATGCTGGCCATGGTTCGCACGGGGCTTGGTCTCAGCCTCTGCCGGGAGTCGATCGCGCTCAGCGAACAGCAGGCAAGCGGCCTCGTCATCGCCGACAGGGTCAAACTCGAAACCACACTCGGCTTCGTCTGTCTTCGGCCCCGACGCACCGATCCCAACGTCGCGCTCGCTTTCGAGGTCATCGACAGGATATGGCGGACGGATCATTGA
- a CDS encoding type 1 glutamine amidotransferase domain-containing protein, which produces MPASDQGLTKPVLFVLTSHATKGKTGEPTGYFLGEVTHPLAVLEAAGISVEFASVAGGEPPVDGLDLKDEINARYWADPRFRAAVAATTRIADIVPSRYQAIFFAGGHGTMWDFPESLEAQAAIREIYEAGGVVGAVCHGPSALVNAKLSDGRYLVAGRNVSAFTDDEERAVGLEDVVPFLLASTLSARGARHQPAPDWTSNVVVDGRLVTGQNPQSAHGVGEAMRDLLLAGQTN; this is translated from the coding sequence ATGCCGGCTTCTGACCAAGGGCTGACAAAGCCCGTACTGTTCGTATTGACGAGCCACGCCACCAAGGGAAAGACGGGTGAGCCGACCGGGTATTTTCTCGGCGAGGTCACGCACCCGCTTGCCGTGCTCGAGGCGGCGGGCATCTCGGTAGAGTTCGCCTCGGTGGCAGGCGGTGAGCCGCCGGTCGACGGTCTCGACCTCAAGGACGAGATCAATGCACGCTATTGGGCCGATCCGCGCTTTCGCGCTGCTGTCGCGGCGACAACGCGCATCGCCGATATCGTCCCGTCCCGCTATCAGGCGATCTTCTTTGCCGGCGGCCACGGAACCATGTGGGACTTTCCCGAAAGCCTCGAGGCGCAAGCCGCGATCCGCGAGATCTATGAGGCGGGAGGCGTGGTCGGAGCCGTCTGCCACGGTCCCTCGGCGCTCGTGAACGCAAAGCTCAGTGACGGCCGTTATTTGGTCGCGGGCCGGAATGTCAGTGCCTTTACCGATGATGAGGAGCGCGCCGTCGGTCTCGAAGACGTCGTGCCGTTCCTGTTGGCAAGCACGCTTTCGGCGCGCGGCGCCCGCCACCAACCCGCTCCCGACTGGACGTCCAATGTCGTGGTGGATGGACGGCTGGTGACCGGCCAAAACCCGCAATCGGCCCATGGCGTCGGCGAAGCCATGCGCGATCTGCTGCTTGCCGGCCAGACAAACTGA
- a CDS encoding GMC family oxidoreductase — translation MKTDTSTADTTVFDYVVVGAGSAGCLLANRLSRDPGKRVLLIEAGRRDNYPWIHIPVGYLYCIGNPRTDWLYKTEPEAGLNGRSLRYPRGKTLGGCSSINGMIYMRGQSRDYESWAAQTNDREWSWENSLQDFKAHEDHYRLDDGADPVTGDNSRFSDMHGRGGEWRIEKQRLKWDILESFAEAAVQAGIPRSADFNSGDNEGVGYFEVNQKSGWRLNTSKAFLRPVRHRRNLVVWTEAEVEKLLIETTADGTKRCTGVSLYRGRDKVTVRATSEVILSAGAIGSPQILQLSGIGPAALSHAMGLSVEHDLPGVGENLQDHLQIRAVFKVRNAKTLNTLASNLAGKARIGLEYVLKRSGPMSMSPSQLGAFSRSDPDRAHANLEYHVQPLSLDAFGEPLHSFPAFTASVCNLNPTSRGHVRIQSRDRGQAPAIAPNYLSTDEDRKIAADSIRQIRSIVSQPALARYEPIEWKPGIEFQSDGELAKLAGDIANTIFHPVGTARMGAKDDGLAVVDSRLRVRGIGGLRVVDASVMPTITSGNTSAPTMMIAEKAARWIIGDAQRRA, via the coding sequence ATGAAGACCGACACCTCAACTGCTGATACCACCGTTTTCGACTATGTGGTCGTCGGCGCCGGCTCGGCCGGCTGCCTGCTTGCCAACCGCCTCAGCCGCGATCCCGGCAAACGGGTCCTGCTGATAGAGGCGGGCCGGCGCGACAACTATCCCTGGATCCATATCCCCGTCGGCTATCTCTATTGCATCGGCAACCCGCGCACCGACTGGCTCTACAAGACCGAGCCGGAAGCAGGATTGAACGGACGGTCGCTGCGCTATCCGCGCGGCAAGACGCTTGGCGGCTGCTCGTCGATCAACGGCATGATCTACATGCGCGGACAATCGCGTGACTATGAGAGCTGGGCGGCCCAGACCAATGATCGCGAGTGGTCCTGGGAGAATTCGCTCCAGGATTTCAAGGCCCATGAGGATCACTACCGGCTCGACGACGGTGCCGATCCCGTCACCGGCGACAACAGCCGGTTTTCCGACATGCATGGCCGCGGCGGCGAATGGCGGATCGAAAAACAGCGGCTGAAATGGGATATCCTGGAATCCTTTGCCGAGGCCGCGGTCCAGGCGGGCATTCCGCGCTCGGCCGATTTCAACAGCGGCGACAACGAGGGCGTCGGCTATTTCGAGGTCAATCAGAAGTCGGGCTGGCGATTGAACACCTCCAAGGCCTTCCTGCGGCCGGTGCGCCATCGCCGCAACCTGGTCGTCTGGACGGAGGCCGAAGTCGAAAAGCTGCTGATCGAAACGACAGCGGATGGCACCAAGCGCTGTACCGGTGTCTCGCTTTATCGCGGCCGCGACAAGGTGACCGTGCGGGCGACGAGCGAAGTCATTCTGTCGGCGGGGGCGATAGGCTCGCCGCAAATCCTGCAACTCTCAGGCATCGGACCGGCCGCGCTGTCGCATGCCATGGGTCTCTCCGTCGAACATGACCTGCCCGGCGTCGGCGAGAACCTGCAGGACCATCTGCAGATCCGCGCCGTCTTCAAGGTCAGGAATGCCAAGACGCTGAACACGCTGGCGAGCAATCTCGCCGGCAAGGCCCGGATCGGGCTCGAATATGTGTTGAAGCGCAGTGGACCGATGAGCATGTCGCCATCGCAACTTGGCGCCTTTTCCCGCTCCGACCCCGACCGCGCCCATGCCAATCTGGAATATCACGTGCAGCCGCTCAGCCTCGACGCCTTCGGCGAGCCGCTGCACAGCTTCCCGGCCTTCACCGCCAGCGTCTGCAATCTCAACCCGACGAGCCGCGGCCATGTGCGGATCCAGTCGCGCGACCGGGGCCAAGCGCCGGCCATTGCTCCGAACTATCTGAGCACGGACGAAGACCGCAAGATCGCCGCCGACAGTATCCGGCAGATCCGATCGATCGTCAGCCAGCCGGCGCTGGCACGATACGAACCGATCGAGTGGAAGCCTGGTATCGAGTTCCAAAGCGATGGCGAACTGGCGAAACTCGCCGGCGATATCGCCAACACCATCTTTCACCCCGTCGGCACCGCCAGGATGGGCGCCAAGGACGACGGTCTAGCCGTCGTCGACAGCCGGCTTCGGGTTCGGGGGATTGGGGGACTGCGGGTGGTCGATGCCAGCGTGATGCCGACCATTACCAGCGGCAACACCAGCGCGCCGACAATGATGATCGCGGAGAAAGCCGCGCGCTGGATCATCGGCGACGCACAAAGGCGAGCCTAA
- a CDS encoding LysR family transcriptional regulator, which translates to MPRRFDYLADVEVFVAVAEHGSLTAGAIALGTTPSVVSRAISRLEARLGSQLLRRTTRRIGLTHDGQHFLDQARSAFSTIDDAERAIQGGSGQIAGRIRLSVPTTYGHFRLPPQLCRFRALHPKVEVELNITNRNVDLVAEGFDLAIRMGQLPDSGLVARKIEDGAMCLVAAPDYVARRGTPQSIADLDRHDCVPFVMPSTGRFAPWMFHDNGQDLDWAPSSGGLQVSDDVLGVVSMAEQGAGICQTYDFVVERSIRQGRLIELLPQLNGRTRSISIVYAPNRRLSAASRALIDVLGERQS; encoded by the coding sequence ATGCCCCGTCGTTTCGATTACCTCGCCGATGTCGAAGTGTTCGTGGCGGTGGCCGAGCACGGCTCGTTGACGGCCGGCGCCATCGCCCTTGGTACGACACCCTCCGTCGTCAGCCGCGCCATCTCGAGGCTTGAAGCGCGGCTCGGCAGCCAGCTCCTGCGCCGCACCACGAGGCGCATCGGTCTCACCCACGACGGACAGCATTTTCTCGACCAGGCGCGCTCCGCCTTCTCGACCATCGACGACGCCGAGCGCGCGATTCAGGGCGGCAGCGGCCAGATCGCCGGCCGCATCCGCCTCAGCGTGCCGACCACATACGGGCACTTCCGCCTGCCGCCGCAACTCTGCCGGTTCCGCGCGCTCCATCCCAAGGTCGAGGTCGAGCTCAACATTACCAACCGCAACGTCGACCTGGTTGCCGAAGGCTTCGATCTCGCCATCCGCATGGGTCAGTTGCCGGACAGTGGCCTTGTTGCCCGCAAGATCGAGGACGGGGCGATGTGCCTTGTCGCCGCGCCCGACTATGTCGCCCGTCGCGGTACCCCTCAGAGCATCGCCGATCTCGATCGTCACGACTGCGTGCCCTTCGTCATGCCGAGCACCGGTAGGTTCGCGCCCTGGATGTTCCATGACAACGGCCAGGATCTCGACTGGGCGCCCTCATCCGGCGGGCTTCAGGTGAGCGATGACGTGCTCGGCGTGGTGTCGATGGCCGAGCAAGGCGCCGGCATTTGCCAGACCTATGATTTTGTCGTCGAGCGCTCCATCCGGCAGGGGAGACTAATCGAGCTGCTGCCGCAGCTGAACGGGCGAACGCGATCGATCTCGATCGTCTACGCTCCCAATCGCCGGCTTTCCGCCGCGTCCCGCGCACTGATCGACGTCTTGGGCGAACGGCAAAGCTGA
- a CDS encoding low temperature requirement protein A produces MASNHKGDWIRKADADQTRASFPELFFDLVFVFALIQLAHKLASDFSATAVIEAVLLILAIWWVWIHTTWVTNLLDTEKEPVRLLLFGLMFAGVLLAIALPEAFGNQGLVFAAIYSGMQICRSAFTLYAFRHANGRSFLTFLRITIWMLFSSAFWLAGGLMELEGRLLLWTLALLVEYASPALRYYVPFLGKSPDETLDVSGAHMAERCALFVIICLGETILTTGRNATEHMTDDMTFAVFCSAFLSTGFMWWIYFHHGQEKAASKAEATSRPETLALNLFTYGHLPVVAGIILTAVGEDFSLSHAEESSSLKHALAMLGGPALFLGGNIWIKAVATRQFPVSHIAGLVLLAVAILIVPIAPNYIVQAAATAVLLIVALWEYLALRRLTASTA; encoded by the coding sequence ATGGCAAGCAATCATAAAGGGGATTGGATCAGGAAGGCGGATGCCGACCAGACACGGGCGAGTTTTCCCGAACTGTTCTTCGACCTCGTTTTCGTCTTCGCGCTCATTCAGCTCGCCCACAAGCTCGCATCCGATTTCAGTGCCACTGCCGTGATCGAGGCCGTCCTGCTGATCCTGGCGATCTGGTGGGTCTGGATCCACACGACATGGGTGACTAACCTGCTCGATACCGAAAAGGAGCCGGTCCGCCTGCTGCTGTTCGGCCTAATGTTTGCCGGCGTACTTCTGGCGATCGCCCTGCCCGAAGCCTTTGGCAACCAAGGACTGGTTTTTGCGGCGATCTACAGCGGTATGCAGATCTGTCGGTCGGCTTTCACGCTTTATGCCTTTCGCCACGCCAACGGGCGATCGTTCCTGACCTTCCTGCGGATCACGATCTGGATGCTGTTCTCCAGCGCCTTCTGGCTGGCCGGCGGGCTAATGGAGCTCGAAGGGCGCCTTCTCCTGTGGACACTCGCCCTCCTTGTCGAATACGCCTCGCCGGCGCTCAGGTACTACGTGCCCTTTCTCGGCAAATCGCCCGACGAGACCTTGGATGTATCCGGCGCGCACATGGCGGAACGTTGCGCGCTCTTCGTCATAATCTGCCTCGGTGAGACCATCTTGACCACCGGCCGCAATGCGACGGAGCACATGACGGATGATATGACCTTTGCCGTGTTCTGCAGCGCATTCCTCAGCACCGGCTTCATGTGGTGGATCTATTTCCACCACGGCCAGGAAAAGGCGGCATCGAAAGCCGAGGCGACATCACGGCCGGAGACCCTGGCGCTCAATCTATTCACCTACGGCCACCTGCCTGTCGTCGCCGGCATCATCCTGACGGCAGTCGGGGAGGACTTCAGCTTGTCTCACGCCGAAGAATCGAGCTCGCTGAAGCATGCGCTCGCCATGCTCGGCGGCCCGGCGCTTTTCCTCGGCGGCAACATCTGGATCAAGGCCGTCGCGACCCGCCAGTTCCCGGTCTCGCACATCGCCGGGCTCGTGCTTCTCGCGGTCGCTATTCTCATCGTGCCAATTGCCCCCAACTATATCGTTCAGGCCGCAGCGACCGCAGTGCTGTTGATCGTGGCGCTTTGGGAATACCTTGCCCTGCGTCGCCTCACGGCATCGACCGCCTGA
- a CDS encoding AI-2E family transporter — protein MGKAIDQIRELGAPPSMQGVRPAMPTSLTLVGAAAVLYLARDVFLPIAVALLLTFALAPVVAALRRIGLPRAFAVISTALITFTLIGIFSLIVTLQVAELAKNLPAYQSNIVMKVKDLKEAGSENGIIDRIGNVVERINREIDRPTTETPTSVESPKKDPLLVEIYSRDNPIQVLTNIIAPLVGPVAMAGLVVVVVIFMLLEREDLRDRFIRLAGFGDLHRTTEGLQDAGKRVGHYLLMQLIVNTTYGLPVAIGLWFIGIPNAMLWGLLAIVLRFVPYVGPVIAMVLPLFLSVAVDSGWSMLLWTAGLFVAMELVINNVVEPMLYGSKTGLSPLAIIVSAIFWAWIWGPVGLILSTPLTACLVVLGKHVPQFEFLQVLFGSDPVLAPHARLYQRLLAGDPDEATDQAEEILEEEYLVDYYGAVAMPALALAEQDRARGVMSDEQRLRVAASGMSLVSNLEDIAIEESKDDENETADTEGEPASQPIPDGEGMTILCVGGRGEIDDVSAAMLAQVLRAEGAAATALSFHQIEPANIRKLQTEAVDAIVVCFLNRDSIKHARFVVRRLKRVNTRARVGIVIWDTSADRAAGQRKADTSAEQVVGADFVASDMTTAAIEALTKRPSVPLAAPSKTKVRRRLVPQQTQ, from the coding sequence ATGGGCAAGGCAATCGATCAAATCCGGGAACTCGGTGCGCCGCCCTCGATGCAGGGCGTGCGCCCGGCCATGCCCACGTCGCTGACGCTTGTGGGCGCCGCGGCCGTGCTTTACCTCGCGCGCGACGTCTTCCTCCCGATCGCCGTCGCGCTGCTCCTGACCTTCGCACTTGCGCCTGTCGTCGCGGCCCTCCGCCGGATCGGCCTGCCACGGGCGTTTGCGGTGATCTCTACCGCGTTGATCACCTTTACCTTGATCGGCATTTTCAGTCTCATCGTCACACTGCAGGTTGCGGAACTTGCGAAGAACCTGCCTGCCTATCAATCCAACATCGTCATGAAGGTGAAGGACCTGAAGGAAGCCGGCTCCGAAAACGGCATCATCGATCGCATTGGCAACGTAGTCGAACGCATCAACCGCGAAATAGACCGCCCGACCACGGAGACGCCGACTAGCGTCGAAAGCCCGAAAAAAGATCCGCTGCTGGTCGAGATCTATTCTCGCGACAATCCGATCCAGGTCCTCACCAATATCATCGCGCCGCTGGTCGGCCCGGTAGCGATGGCCGGCCTTGTGGTGGTGGTCGTTATCTTCATGCTCTTGGAGCGGGAGGATCTGAGGGACCGGTTCATCCGGCTCGCCGGTTTCGGCGATCTGCATCGAACCACCGAGGGCCTGCAGGATGCCGGTAAGCGCGTCGGCCATTACCTGCTGATGCAGTTGATCGTCAACACCACCTATGGCCTGCCTGTCGCCATTGGCCTTTGGTTTATCGGCATACCCAACGCGATGCTGTGGGGCTTGCTGGCGATCGTCCTGCGCTTCGTGCCCTATGTCGGGCCGGTCATCGCCATGGTGCTGCCGCTGTTCCTGTCGGTGGCGGTCGACAGCGGCTGGTCCATGCTGCTGTGGACGGCCGGCCTGTTCGTTGCGATGGAATTGGTGATCAACAATGTGGTCGAGCCGATGCTCTACGGTTCCAAGACCGGTCTGTCGCCGCTGGCGATCATCGTTTCCGCGATTTTCTGGGCGTGGATCTGGGGGCCTGTCGGACTGATCCTGTCGACGCCGCTGACGGCCTGTCTCGTCGTTCTCGGCAAACATGTACCGCAATTCGAATTTCTGCAGGTGCTTTTCGGCAGCGATCCGGTGCTCGCGCCGCACGCGCGTCTCTATCAGCGGCTTCTGGCCGGCGATCCGGACGAAGCGACCGATCAGGCCGAGGAGATCCTCGAAGAAGAATACCTCGTTGACTACTACGGCGCGGTCGCCATGCCCGCCCTGGCTTTGGCGGAACAGGATCGCGCCCGCGGTGTCATGAGCGATGAGCAGCGGCTGCGCGTGGCTGCAAGCGGCATGTCGCTGGTCTCTAACCTCGAAGACATTGCGATCGAGGAAAGTAAGGATGATGAGAATGAGACCGCAGACACGGAAGGCGAACCGGCAAGCCAGCCCATTCCGGATGGCGAAGGCATGACCATCCTGTGCGTCGGCGGCCGGGGCGAGATCGACGATGTCTCCGCCGCGATGCTCGCTCAGGTGCTGCGCGCCGAAGGGGCCGCCGCAACGGCGTTGAGTTTTCACCAGATCGAACCGGCCAATATCCGCAAGCTCCAGACCGAAGCCGTCGACGCGATCGTCGTCTGCTTTCTCAACCGGGATTCGATCAAGCACGCCCGATTTGTCGTCCGCCGCCTCAAGCGGGTCAACACCAGGGCGAGGGTCGGCATCGTCATTTGGGACACTTCTGCCGATCGTGCAGCGGGCCAGCGCAAGGCAGATACAAGTGCGGAGCAAGTGGTGGGCGCCGACTTCGTTGCATCAGACATGACGACGGCGGCGATTGAGGCGCTGACGAAGCGGCCCTCGGTTCCGCTTGCAGCCCCCAGCAAGACCAAGGTTCGGCGACGACTGGTGCCGCAACAGACACAATGA
- a CDS encoding NAD(P)/FAD-dependent oxidoreductase, whose product MHSLTRKRALRKFEPLWADTPRHAVRTQRRLTTFDVDVLIVGAGISGALIANALIGHNLSVLMVDRRKPIGGSSMASTAMIQHEIDVPLHQLNRLRGTADAARIWQRSAKAVEHLASLVDALQIDCHFERKNTLYLSGASYGSRALQAEVSAREAASLAATLLPQAILRARFGIDRTAAIETHVSAAANPAQLTAGFLRHAQANGIPIVETVEITDIREVEGRNAVATSDGRIILATHVVFCTGYEFLKAVANKKHAIVSTWAMATRPRHPRPEWLDDYLVWEGADPYLYFRSTPDGRIIVGGEDEKSDDAFEDPAKLQAKSDILREKLSDLIGIRIGVPDYRWAAAFGVTAQGLPMIGRVPCMRNAFATMGYGGNGITFSQIAAEIISSSILGHADPDASLFPFV is encoded by the coding sequence TTGCATTCACTGACCCGAAAACGGGCACTTCGGAAGTTCGAGCCGCTCTGGGCCGATACCCCGCGCCACGCGGTGAGGACACAAAGGCGGCTCACCACCTTTGATGTCGATGTGCTGATCGTCGGCGCCGGAATCAGCGGTGCGCTGATTGCGAATGCTCTGATCGGCCACAATCTGTCAGTGCTGATGGTCGATCGCCGAAAGCCGATAGGCGGCAGCAGCATGGCTAGCACCGCCATGATCCAGCACGAAATCGACGTGCCGCTGCACCAGTTAAACCGCTTGCGCGGAACCGCTGACGCCGCCCGCATCTGGCAGCGCTCGGCGAAGGCGGTCGAGCATCTCGCATCGCTCGTCGACGCCCTGCAGATCGATTGCCATTTCGAGCGGAAGAACACGCTTTATCTCTCGGGCGCAAGCTATGGTTCGCGCGCACTTCAAGCGGAAGTGAGTGCCCGCGAGGCTGCAAGCCTCGCCGCGACGCTTCTGCCGCAAGCCATACTGCGCGCCAGGTTCGGTATCGACCGTACCGCGGCGATCGAGACGCATGTCTCCGCAGCGGCCAATCCGGCCCAGTTGACCGCCGGCTTCCTCCGCCACGCACAGGCAAACGGCATCCCCATCGTCGAGACCGTCGAGATCACCGATATCAGGGAAGTCGAGGGCCGGAATGCCGTTGCGACGTCCGACGGCCGGATCATCCTAGCGACCCATGTGGTCTTCTGCACGGGCTATGAGTTTCTGAAAGCCGTCGCGAACAAGAAACATGCCATCGTCTCGACCTGGGCGATGGCGACCAGGCCTCGTCATCCAAGGCCGGAATGGCTCGACGACTATCTCGTCTGGGAGGGCGCCGATCCGTATCTCTATTTTCGCTCGACGCCCGACGGCCGCATCATCGTCGGCGGCGAGGACGAGAAAAGCGACGATGCCTTCGAGGATCCGGCAAAGCTGCAGGCCAAGTCCGACATCCTTCGCGAAAAACTCTCCGATCTGATCGGGATCAGGATCGGCGTGCCCGACTACCGCTGGGCAGCGGCATTCGGCGTCACCGCTCAGGGCCTGCCGATGATCGGCCGCGTCCCCTGCATGCGCAACGCCTTCGCCACCATGGGCTATGGCGGCAACGGCATCACCTTCAGCCAGATCGCCGCCGAGATCATTTCGTCCAGCATCCTGGGACATGCCGACCCGGACGCTTCGCTGTTTCCGTTCGTCTAG
- a CDS encoding DUF1127 domain-containing protein encodes MNVARSFNNWLKYRQTVSELGRMSTRELRDLGIDRADIPSIARNTFGR; translated from the coding sequence ATGAACGTAGCACGCTCTTTCAACAACTGGCTCAAGTACCGGCAGACGGTCTCCGAACTGGGCCGCATGTCCACGCGCGAACTGCGTGACCTCGGCATCGACCGCGCCGACATCCCGAGCATTGCCCGCAATACCTTCGGCCGCTAA